Within Nitrospirota bacterium, the genomic segment GGCTTGTGCCGCTTGTAGATATAGCAATTGTCAGAGGGCCGCGGCTTATTGTGGATGGAACAATAAAGTTTCCCTGAGAGGGCATATCAACTACATTAATAAGAGACTTTGCATCCCTTGCAATCTTTATATTTTCTTCCCAAGAGGAAGTTGCGGCAATAACAAGAAATGCGGCTTTAAGGTCATTCTTTTTATACGTTCTATTAATATGTTTTATCATCCCTTTCTGTTTTAATGTTTCAAGGGACTTTGTGACACTCTGGCTTATAACAGTAACGCTGGCTCCCGACTTAAGAAGGGCATTTACCTTTCTTGCAGCTACAGGGCCGCCACCGACTACAACGACTTTTTTACCTTCGAGATTTAGAAATACAGGGTAGTAGCTCACTTCCCCGTGTTTATAGAGGCAATTAACTTCTTTGCGTCATTAGAAAGTTTATTCGTGGGATATTTTGACAACAGTGTGTTAAAGACATCGAGCGCCTTATCCTTATCCCCGAGATGATTATATGAGACGGCAAGATGATAGAGGGCATCGGGTTCATTTTTAGTGTTCGGATACTTTTCTATAAGCTCTCTGAAACGCCCGGCTGCGGCATTGTAAGAACCCTTCTTAAAGTAGAACTTCCCAACATAAAGTTCATATTCAGCAAGGATACTTTTACACATCTTTATCCTGCTTTCAATAACGTCCATATAGGGGTTC encodes:
- a CDS encoding bifunctional precorrin-2 dehydrogenase/sirohydrochlorin ferrochelatase, whose amino-acid sequence is MSYYPVFLNLEGKKVVVVGGGPVAARKVNALLKSGASVTVISQSVTKSLETLKQKGMIKHINRTYKKNDLKAAFLVIAATSSWEENIKIARDAKSLINVVDMPSQGNFIVPSTISRGPLTIAISTSGTS